aggaagaattTCAAAGTTCATGTTGTTTTGTATGCACCTCACGTCCACGTAAGCTTAGTTGGTAAGCTAAGTTCAGAGCTCAGATAAGCTTCCTGCCACAAATAGTCATCAGTGGGGCACAAAGGTCCAACCAGTCATACTGAAGTATTATTCACAGTAGCTTTCACGCCACAAAAGTCCTCTGTTTTTCTGCCTTGGTGGTTTTGTGTGCCTCCAGAAATCCAGTACCAAAGATTCAGCACTGAATTGTTTCCACTATCCAGCATACAGGATCTCCAGTATGCTAGTTCAGCAATGCTAATATTTTCATATGTTACAGTGCACTGTGCAGCATCAGACTGTTAGCCCCCGCTCTGAGACCGCTCAGTCTCAGTAGGCTACACCAGCAGTCCAGCAGTTGTTCCACATACGAGCCTGTAGAAAAAGACACTCCTCCACAACAGCCTGTCACTCTCACAGAATTCAGGACAGCAACGCTAACCAAAGCTAAGGCAATGAAGAGATATGGTGGATATTTATACTGTGTTCctatgattttgtgtgtgtatgaggtgcCTGCTGTCTCTGATGAAAAGACCCCATGTCCTAGACCTCAAGTCAATCTTATCGGAGCTACATTAGCCTAACAGGCTATACATATTgttgagaaagaaaaataatatgCTCAGCAGGCACCAAAACAATAACATCCAGAAAGAGCTTTTATTCGTCATGACCAATTTAATATAGGACTCACAGGCCTTTGATGTCTGCCTTCATTGCACAGCCATTTTGGAGAGTCCTTGAGGCCTATCCACTGAGGCACAACATGGGTTAGCTACCAGAAAGCACTCAGACATCCAGAAGACTGGAAATGGGTGCTTTGAATCTTGTTAGCCTAGCCTAGCTCACTGggctctctctgttctctgtgcttGTTGTAACCACATTGAAGGAACATGTTTGATTACACCACATATGGATTTTATGTTTGAGGAGTTGCGTCactaaaaagttaaaaaagacTCACTACGTTCTTTGCGCCACCACTCTACTTCCCACCACGCTGTGCAGTCTAGGGGGCTGAATGCTGAGAGTacgagaggagagaaggaaaaagctaACGAGGGAAGTCTTTTCTAAAGGAACACGTTATCGAGCCATGTTTCTGACtcttattcagatttttcatctctcagtttctctagcAGTCTTGTTGTGAGGCACTGCTGTCAGCTCACAGCTCATATACACATACTCTAACATTCTGATGCAAACATGATTAGCGCTCCCCCCAACAGAATTAGCATGCTGTGGAAATAAAGGTGCAAACAGCAGGAGAGAGTGAAAATGAAGCTATGACAGAGAGTGtgaatgctgaaaaaacatAATGAACTCTGTAAACTAGTTTACCAAGCCCTATTTCACAAGCTTAAGAATAGCTACATGTGTCTATCGCTCGCGTAATGGCAGCTAGCCAGGCTAGGTGACCATGGACATGTTGCTGTTCACTAGTGTACTCAAGGATATAGTACCGCCATAGTCAACGGCCAACTATGAAACAATAGCACCAATAATTATACATTGATATGAAAGAATGTATGAAAGGACTTGTGTCTCAAATGACTGGTTAAAAAGCAAGGGGTGTCATATGCAAGAGCAAGGCAGGAAAGAAGGAGCTGGAGCTCTTCTATGGCATGTTTGACTAATTTGTTAAGTGCTACTGAGGACGAGTTGCTTCTGCAGATAAGTGCAGTCAGCTTTTTCCATGAATTTgaactgtaaacaaaaaatgaagaaactgTGAACAATTAAACCTCAAATACCTCAGACGTGTGCTGTGAGTTTACCTTCGAGTTCCTCcttgtcattttaaaaatatttcatgcATAGATCCCACCGAGCAAACCttttaaatatatatcattctctgaatatatatatatatatttatatatatatttatatatttatataatatctATATCTATACATGTACAAATCTTtctaagaaaaaaagacagcCAAAGTCTAGCAGATGTTAGGgtagaaatgacaaaaaagaaggtgaaaaaagaaaagaaaagctagAGAGCGATCAGGTTGGCACTTTTAACTTTCTCTTCGGTTCCAGGACATAGTCGTTTGATCTCTTGGTCTATCTTGTTGCCGGGGTTTACTACAGTACATGGCACCAAGATTGCTGGTAGAGAGAATGTATCCATGTATCGTCATGTGTTGTTTGCTTACTGCACGTTCTgttttgtatataaaaaaatgactcCACTGTGCATTACACAAGGTCACAGAGCATTTTCAGACAGTGCTCAGAGGAGGGGAGAATGGGTTGATAATGAGAGCACTGTAATGGAACAATGGAGAGAGTATGGAAGAGAATAAGACTTCAGAGGGATCTGGTGAGAGCTGAGATGAAGGGCTGATAACTGTAGTGTTTCATGTAAGAGAGGGGGAGTAaagaaaactagaaaaaaatccctctgtcgttctctctctctcttctctctgtctgcattGTATCTGCCATGACAAAAACACTCGCTCGCCCACTGACTGTTTGGTTCCACTTACAGCAATGTGGAAAAGAATACGAAAGTGACCATTAATGGACAACGCATCACTGCCAACCACAGCCTTGTCTCATAACAGAGTCTGAAAAAGAAGCTGCCTCAACGGCTACAGCGTTTACAGCTAATACATGCTGTCTATCTGGATTTGTGAGAACACAACTAGGGGGTGCTGCTGCGCTTCTTCAACAGAGAGAATTATGGGACTGTAAGAGAGAGGGCCTTTAaagggagaacagagagagagagtaaaagggGTCATGTGAAAGGGCATGttgtcctccctctctccactagagggcagtaaCTATACGCGAGTGGTGGAGTGCTGGTGGGGAAGGGTGTTGTTGTGACCGGTGGCAGTGGTGGGGAACGTGTTGAAGGCGTGGAGGGGCTGCATTCCGGTGATGGTGCTGGGGATCATGGTGATGGTGTTGGGTGTCATGAGCGGTACGTCGTCGGGCGCCCGACGCAGTGCCAGTGTGTAGTCGGGTGGGCAGGCAGGCCGCAGGATGTCATGCGGCCGCAGCGGTTCCATGTCATGGTGGGCATCGTGTTCAGAGTGCTTCATCTGCAAGGACATTATCTCTTCTTCCTGGCTGTGCGCTAAGTCATTAGCTGGAACACCGCGCTGGGGGGACAAGCGATGTCGGCGCATCTCGTGCCTCTTGTCTCGCTTGTAGTAGAGTGCAGCAAAGGCCAGAATGTTGAGGAAGAGGAGTGAGGCACCCACGGCAACCGTCACACTAAGCTCTGTTGAATAGTCTCGCGTGTCACTGGGAAAAGGCGAGAAGCGAGGCCGCTCAGATCCTTCTGGATCTGGGTCTGGAGGGAAGGTGGGATACGGCAGACGGGTGGTGCGGGGGCCCTGACCCTTCCAGGTTGGAGGCCGGGTGGTCCCTATTGGTAAGCGAGTGGTGGTGGAGCTCAGGAGCTCGTCATGTAGATTGTGAAGGTGAGGGACCAGCTCCAACCAGAAGGCCACCTTATTAGCCCGGTAGTTGTCACGGATACGAGGCTTCAGGCCGATGTGCAGGTACTGCTTGTCCTTGGAGTTGAACTTGGTCCAGATGACCTCCTCAAAGCGGTTAGGCTTGGTGTGGATGAACTTGGTGTCCTGAGGAACTGGTAAGTTAGGGTCCCTGAAAGAAGGCAGAAGGCTTGGTCAGTAAGATAATTTTGCAAACtacataaaatgtgctgtaaggAACAAAAGTTcctttgaaaacatttggataAGCTATGCGCATTAATCACACAAACAAGCAATCAACCAATTAGAAAAGGCCTTGGCCATTACTTAATGAGATTTCTTGAGATAACTCGAAAGTTAAATCTACTGGAATTAACTTTTAAAATTAACAACCCTAACGTTTCAAAGGAGTGAAAGAGTTTCATTCCAACTTTAATGTGACTAATTAGGTCTTCTGAATCTAAAAGAGACATGTAAGTGAGATTTGTGACCTTAAAGTCTGCAGGATTGTCAGAATCCACTGCCTACTGTGCATCTTTTGACCACAGCTCAGAAACATACCCAGTCTTGGCAAAGTTGGTCCAGTAGGTCATGACCACAGCACTGAGCATGACATCATTTTTGGAGAAGTTGCAGGGGAACAGGTCAGTTGCTCCGATCATGGGCACACCAAACACATAAGGTATCTCATCCCCATGTGCAGCGTCTGCCCACTCTGGCCGTGTCTCTGTTTGGCAGTGGTGGTAGAACGTGTAGAAGTAGACCGGCGACTGATAATCTGCATGCAACTTGGCAGTGGCCACTGCGGGTGCCACCCATTGGTGGTCTGTGAATAATGCTAGCAGGGTCTTTCGGCGCATTTCACCATTATCACGATCCGCCCAGTCTGTGTACATAAACTTAATGGTCTCCCTCAGTATGTCTTTACCTAGAAGAAGATGaaagaaacagcagaaaaattgagaaagagaagagggaatATATAGATTTAAATAAAGCATCAAATACACAATATCTGAAGGTTGACAAATGAAGGACTTTGGGCGCAGGACAATGAAACTTCAGCACTAATAAACATAGATGTCCCCTGTTTgtactggcatgtttctttcaACAAAACACCTTTACCCTTGACGGGATAAATGATTTCCCAGATGGTAAGATAACCAAGCTTGAAATCCACTATTCTCCCATAAATTCATTTCAAAACCTTGTTTTTGGCAAGAGATAAAAAATTCTAGCTCAATAGCATCCTCTAGTGGCAGCCCCTTTTAACTGCAGCTGTTCTATGATGCAGGCTGTGTGGCAGCATTCACTGTTTATGTGTCTTGTTTCCACTGATGTGCAGATTTGAACAGATTTGGCTGTATTTTATAGTGCGGCTttcaaaaataacataaaaaaggaCCAGCTATCAATAGTACCCTCTAGAGCATGATAACGCTCACCTTCAGGATATCCATAAAGGTTGTCCACAAAGTTGGAGATAGTGTAATCGAAGGCAGCTGCAGAAATTCCCTCCTCGCTCTCTGAGCCACCATCATCCACAAACTTCAGCCCCTCCCCTTGGTTCACTCCAATCAATAGGTCATAATTCAGGAACTCCCCCTAGTGGATACAGTGTGTAAGTTACAGCGCTAGatcttaaaataataataattaaaaaaacataaaatgcctCCTCATTCCTCTGAAATAGACAAGCACCTGCTCACTTAGAAAAAGAAACTTTACTTTCACAGCCCTGTCTGTGAAGTGTCACACTAGAGCTAAGAAAGATATCTCTTGAGGGAAAAAAGTGCATGCTTTTGCATTACTCTTCAAGGATAAAGCATGGGGAGCTTCAATAAAGCATTATGCGTTTAATGTTTGGCTTTGAATTACATCCAAGAAGCGTGTAGCTCTTACAGCCGTCTGTATGTAGTTTGGTCACTCATTATTCCAAGCCTTGGATGTTATTATGCTGCTAATGAAAATTCTCTGTGAAAACATTCTATGAAAcagactccagtcctggaggacCACAAGACTTCTCAGTTTAATGCTTTCCCAGCCTTTTAACTGATTCAGCACAACTGGGAAACCGCTAAACTATGTAGTTCTGCGGCCCTCCAAGCATGCAGCATGCTCGGTCTGAAAGTACACTTTATCAGCATGTAAAGAAAGGTACTTTCAGTTGGAAATGAATTCTAAAGCCATTTGGACCTGCTGCATGAGGATCTCAGGGTCATCCGGCACCACGTCTCCGTCCACCACAGGCCCAAAGGCGATGTGGTAGCGTGCGGGCTGGATGTCCTGATCCACCAGCTCCCTGAAGTTTTTCCTCCGCAGGCAGTCCACCAGGTCGGCCGTCTCGCCATAAGTGCAGCCCACCTTGCGTGCCAGGATCTTGGTGTACTTCAGAGGCTGGTAGTTGATGGACCAGCTGGAGATGGCTGAGCCGCTCTGGGCGATGGCTCTCTGGAAGAGTCCTGCAGGAGACCACATGTACAAATCACATAAACACAATCTGCTTTTGCACTTCAGAGACTGTGAGTATGCTGTTTACTCCACTCTATGCTGATAGCGTGATGGCATTGCGGTTAAAACACAACCGCCTTCCATCTCggaaatggtcattttatagGACAAGgacaaataatttttaaaagtaatgtaaGATAATGTAAGTTAAGATAATGTGTATTTACcaatattttattccaaataattttgtatCATGTTTGTGGACCCATTCCACATGGAATGAGATGACATTGACAAAACACTTTTAGATTATTATGactttacagtttttttttattattatagagTTTATTTTATCACTAATACACTTTATTTTGCTAGTACTTTGTGCATTTTTATAgaatttttttagatttagatttaattattttattcttatatcCAGgtccacacacagacatttttgGGGTGcttaagggaaaaaaaggacATATGAACattaaagcaacactatgtcagatttttggtcaaaattgaaagaagtagcattattgACACAGGAGAAAAAATAGGGTGACTGCTGCAAGTCACCctataaagcctgaaataataatttaaacgTCAGAGGTGTCGAGTCAGATTTCACAGGAATTTTCTAGACCACATCACACATACAGTCTCACAAAGAAGGTCTGGATCGATGTTTTGGTTTCATATGCAAAAAATCAACATAATACTGaggaagatatgatgacaatagtagataattcacttacatcctcatGAGACAGAATACTTTTTCAACATGCTCATCACCTCTGCTCATCCACTCAGGGAaagggtctgaagcacaactgatgttacaaaatgtttttctggaTGCTACATTACCTGACTGCTATAAACCATTAAGTTTTAACTTTGTTTCAGAGCTGCACAGAGCATAATCCCTGTTTTCACAATAACAAAATTGTGCTTTAGCAAGTTATTAGCACCCCATGCATTCTATTTGCATGTTGATCAAAGTAACCTCATTATTCAATATGATGCTTTCTTAAAGAGTCAGGATAGGGCTGATTGAACAAAAATTTCCACAGGCGCTGATCCTGCTGCAGAGGGGGTGCCCAGGAGTAGTAAAACTTGCAGAAGCTGTGCCATAATCTCTATTCAGACAAGCTCTAATCATCTGATCTTTAACAATAACCATACAAAAGACTGATTATACATGATGAGTTGTGAGAGCAAAAGTTCAGAGGCTCACGCATGCCTCCCTGGGGGTCTATCTGTGCATGTCCTGCTGATGCTTACAATTATCTTTTACTATGCACAGTCCTGGAGGCTCGGTCCTTAGAATTTCACTACTTATGTTACACCTTATATGGTTACTGTATGTGCCAATAAACCTGAAGCGAACTGAAGGTGGTGTGTGAATGATCATGATGCATGTTCAGTGGTATAAAACAACCATAATGTGACCTGCAATCACAGAACTGAAGAGAGAAGCTCTTTACATTTAATGATTACTCCCAAACCTGGTGTAGACTCAGATAACATCTACAACAATCTGCTGTCAGAACAGTTGCTTCAATGATTAGTCTGGGAAACTGCTTTGATGTGTTATGATATGGTTTAATCTCCAATATTACTGACCCATTTCGCTCTGAATGATGCTCTGAGCAGTGATGATTGTGTGGATGGGCTGTGGAATTGTGCAAGGAGTGGAAAGGACACAGTCATGTTATGTTATGACCAAGAAATCACCATTTatcacacagccacacaaatAAGCCACAGTGTTTTACTGCCAGTGTGATAAATGTACCAGGCTGAGAGTCTACACACTCTATTAGAATCTCAAGTCAAACATTTCTCACTGTTCAGCTCCAAACATGACCACAATCAATAATACAACATATTTTCAATTTCATCATGAGTGATTTTTGGCTTTGAACATCCCTTTGTCCCAAAGATATGAGCTTGTTCTTTGGTTTCTCAATAAATAAAGAGCTCTTCTTAGTTCAGCCACCCTTGTGTAAGAGTAAGGGTGTTAACAGGTTTTGAAACAATACATTTTGGATTTTCAAAGCAATCATTCAATATTTGGAGATACAGTATTTTGCATATAACTATGAAGTGATGCAAAACCAACAGTaagattgtaaaaaaaaaaatcaagggcCATGGCAGAGTGGAGGTTATAAAGTATACTTCCATAATTTTTAGCATTCAAGTAAaattcaaaatctgaaaaaggtCAGTGATCTGAAATCTGACctattttaatgtatatatattttaagaCTATGGTATTAGAACAGCTCCAGCTAGTAACCTACAACTTTGACATCTTACAATgcctgtgtgttgtgttgtttttttgtgggcTTTGGTATATTTTCAAGACAACTTAGTGTATTAATAAAGattaatacactacaaaaacaaacgCAACAACAAAATTGAGCATTCTTCCTCAACTCGAGCCCTGTGCTGAattaatgttaatatatatGTTACAACATGTAGATATGTTGATGTGATATACAAGGGTGCAACAATACATATGTTTTCAGGTTTAAAACAACGTTCAATTGTGAAGTCAAAATTCTATTCAGTTTCcatattttatgtgttaaaataTCTTAGTTGTGTACAAATATCTTGTGTAAGAAAGGTGCTGTATACATCACTAAGATGCTATGAAACAGCCATGATACATTGTATTTTGAGCGATTTTgagtttttaatacattttgaaatgattttgaTCATATAACCGTTCTTTTGCTTTGTattgtttcttgtaaaatgtttatttgagtgGAATAAAACCAGTTAAACTGCTTGTTATCTATCATACAATGCCTTTTTTAAACTAACATCATTTTTATCGTGGTGTAAATCTGTGACTGATCTGATCATGAGGATTTTGTGCATTTTAGTACAATTAATTTTGAGCAAAAAGGTGAGCTCATACTTTAATGAATATTAGAATAATCAAAAGCCAAGAGAGCATGATTCAACGATTTAGAATTACTTAAAAGTACACTGAACACACAAGTGTGCCTGACagaattatttgtatttatttaagatTCATGTGTCTGAAAGTCCTTATCTTTtgtgaatattaaaataatccACTATAATACTGACATTCCAAAATTGAAGCAGGTGAATCATCAGCTTCTGATTCGAAACAATCAGATTTGTGCTCATTCTGCTGTAAAAAGTCGATGCCACTTTAACCCTGTAATGTGAATGCTGTGTTTTTTCATGTGCGCTCTAATGCAGTGCAGAGCTGAACTCATCTAAATGAGGTGATTATAGATGTTAATAAGGCGGTTTATACTGCCCTTCTCCTGCACACGCTCAGAAAAGACCTGCACCTCCAGCACCGCTCAGCTTCATCCTCTGTTCCATCTCACTGCCTCGCCCGCTTTTACCCACATCCACTCATTAGGAAAAACGAGAAGACCCCTGTATAACAGTACTGTCTCTTCCCCTCTGCTCCTCttcacttttttcttcctttttctctcactctcgtgtacacaagcacacattttacaaacacaatcagttttttctctttctagtGCAAGTCTAGTGTAGATGCTTGTTAGTaaagtgctctctctctccccccttattctctccctcttctcttgcGTTCTTTTCTAGTTccttctgactctctctctctctctctctctcactgactctctttctctgtttaatTATTGAAGAACATGTTGGAGCTTCTTTCCCAGAAAGATCAATAAGTAGCTACTGTAGCTTAGTCACCTCCTCCCcgagcacatacacacatgcactcttGCTTTCTAATCACTGTAGCTAAATATGTCTATACCTAAACAACCCTAACCTTGACTTCAGTCTTTTGGCTCTTGCGATTCTTCAAGTGAAATCTATATTTTTATAGGAATATTTTATATCTCGTGGGGACCTGCAAGATACTCCCCCAATGTCAGACACATTTTTTCTGTCAATGAAGTGATGTTGAGTTCCTCTAGGGAAACTACAACAGCACAAAGACCTCTGTTAATCATTATTTTGATCtcatttaaatttatttcaGGTCTTCTTAATCAAAATATTCTCACAAATTTCATCCATCGTTGCTCATTTTTACTTGCAATCTGCACCCCAGGATATGCCAACCCAATATTTTCCAACAAACTAGAAAATTCTAGTGTCTTATTCTGGCTGGAGGGAATAGAGGCATAATTTCCAAGCCAAATAAACCAGCATGAACAGAAGGGAATATGCCATAGAGCTATTTCTATTTCTGTACTTCCAGCAATCAGAAAAGGTACAACACACCAACTTAGTTTGGGTTTACTGGAGAATGCTTatgaaaatgagtttttccaATAGCAAGTGACAAAATGACccccattttcaacatttttgctCCCAaagtaatgttttaaatataataaattattacaAACAGCCATGCCACTTCCAACacagtacatacatacatacaatacatacacattcactcacacactcacacttaagGGCAATTTAGcctgtccaattggcctgactgcatgtctttggactgctgacacggggagaacatgcaaactccacacagaaaggacgctggtcacaaactaaataaaaaaatcttaattctTTTAGCTCTGTTAGATCAccttctttacatatcaaacaaaAGCAATGACTGCACAGAGAATTCATGTGATCAATGGAGCAGAGGATATTAAACTTCAGAAACAGTCAAATTTTTGCATCAACTGTGAAGGGCTAACTTGCTGAAATGTCATCTTTTAGCAGCAATGGCAGGCAAAAGGCTATGGCCAGTTTCAGCTCTAAATAATAAGGCCATAAACAGCTCTTTACAGCCCAACAGCCACCAGGCTCTCTGACAAATTCTGGGCTACTACCATTATTTCTAAGATGCTTGAGAGAGGAAAAAGCAACTGGTTAATCATGCCTCAGAAAGAACATGTGCATATGGAAAtaagaaatggaaaagaaaagaagatgaGATGGAAAAGCTTGAAACTTCAAGGTAAatatatgtgttttttatttgtggTAACTTCattacatttgttttggctTATTGCATCCAGTCATCAGGAATACACAAATTAGCCagttataaatgtatgtaatttaGACAGCTTGTGGTAGTTACTGTTATTATTCGGCTCCTAATTTTACAGTCCATCACCTAGCAAAATCCTGCTTAGAATCGCTGAAAGGCTAGAACTGACCCTGGCTAAAGTGCCAGGAAGTAGTGAGTCAGCCACTGTATCCATCCTGATGCTGTTGTTATTTAAAGTCAGCTGATCTACCactgagaaacagaaacagattgAAATTGACTGCAAGATTGTTGGATCATATGTACTGTTAGCATTGCTCTATTTGGTGATCATTTAAGAATTTAGTCAGCTACCAAGAGGTCAGCTAATGTTAATTGAAATATTTTCTGCTGTTAAAATGATATCATTAGTTAGCATTCTGatttgtgaaaatgttattCTGTATAGTTTGCAGTGTCCCTATACATGTACAAAATGCCTGTCAGGGAAAAAATTGTCCCTGAAAATGATTACTTCCTTTCCTGTGTCTGGGATTTCTCGTCTCCAGTCACTGTgctctgtcctctcctctccacaTTCCTCTGCCCTATCTCCCTATCATTCTACAGCTTACAGCTGTGTGTCTTCTGCTGGGATTTGACACAGGCCATAGAATGAGGCTGAGCTGACATGGCTTGCGTCTCCAGGGAGAAGGGCTGTCATGGCTTACCTGTAGTGATTGGCAGGTCAGGACTGGACGACTGGTGTTAGGTGAGGATGACAGTGAGGA
This window of the Pygocentrus nattereri isolate fPygNat1 chromosome 2, fPygNat1.pri, whole genome shotgun sequence genome carries:
- the nlgn2a gene encoding neuroligin-2a isoform X1, whose translation is MLPLRSCKRNLGPARRSDALGLVCLMCLTLWLTLATCQRFDPSAKYPTVTTNYGKLRGIKKELNNEILGPVEQYLGVPYATAPIGDRRFQPPEAPGSWQEVRNATQFAPVCPQNLHGVLPEIMLPVWFTDSLDVAATYIQNQSEDCLYLNVYVPTEDGPLTKKHDESSMNRPRDEDIRDRRKKPVMLFIHGGSYMEGTGNMFDASVLAAYGNVIVVTMNYRLGVLGFLSTGDQSAKGNYGLLDQIQALRWLNENIGHFGGDPERITIFGSGAGATCINLLILSHHSEGLFQRAIAQSGSAISSWSINYQPLKYTKILARKVGCTYGETADLVDCLRRKNFRELVDQDIQPARYHIAFGPVVDGDVVPDDPEILMQQGEFLNYDLLIGVNQGEGLKFVDDGGSESEEGISAAAFDYTISNFVDNLYGYPEGKDILRETIKFMYTDWADRDNGEMRRKTLLALFTDHQWVAPAVATAKLHADYQSPVYFYTFYHHCQTETRPEWADAAHGDEIPYVFGVPMIGATDLFPCNFSKNDVMLSAVVMTYWTNFAKTGDPNLPVPQDTKFIHTKPNRFEEVIWTKFNSKDKQYLHIGLKPRIRDNYRANKVAFWLELVPHLHNLHDELLSSTTTRLPIGTTRPPTWKGQGPRTTRLPYPTFPPDPDPEGSERPRFSPFPSDTRDYSTELSVTVAVGASLLFLNILAFAALYYKRDKRHEMRRHRLSPQRGVPANDLAHSQEEEIMSLQMKHSEHDAHHDMEPLRPHDILRPACPPDYTLALRRAPDDVPLMTPNTITMIPSTITGMQPLHAFNTFPTTATGHNNTLPHQHSTTRV
- the nlgn2a gene encoding neuroligin-2a isoform X2, producing MLPLRSCKRNLGPARRSDALGLVCLMCLTLWLTLATCQRFDPSAKYPTVTTNYGKLRGIKKELNNEILGPVEQYLGVPYATAPIGDRRFQPPEAPGSWQEVRNATQFAPVCPQNLHGVLPEIMLPVWFTDSLDVAATYIQNQSEDCLYLNVYVPTEDDIRDRRKKPVMLFIHGGSYMEGTGNMFDASVLAAYGNVIVVTMNYRLGVLGFLSTGDQSAKGNYGLLDQIQALRWLNENIGHFGGDPERITIFGSGAGATCINLLILSHHSEGLFQRAIAQSGSAISSWSINYQPLKYTKILARKVGCTYGETADLVDCLRRKNFRELVDQDIQPARYHIAFGPVVDGDVVPDDPEILMQQGEFLNYDLLIGVNQGEGLKFVDDGGSESEEGISAAAFDYTISNFVDNLYGYPEGKDILRETIKFMYTDWADRDNGEMRRKTLLALFTDHQWVAPAVATAKLHADYQSPVYFYTFYHHCQTETRPEWADAAHGDEIPYVFGVPMIGATDLFPCNFSKNDVMLSAVVMTYWTNFAKTGDPNLPVPQDTKFIHTKPNRFEEVIWTKFNSKDKQYLHIGLKPRIRDNYRANKVAFWLELVPHLHNLHDELLSSTTTRLPIGTTRPPTWKGQGPRTTRLPYPTFPPDPDPEGSERPRFSPFPSDTRDYSTELSVTVAVGASLLFLNILAFAALYYKRDKRHEMRRHRLSPQRGVPANDLAHSQEEEIMSLQMKHSEHDAHHDMEPLRPHDILRPACPPDYTLALRRAPDDVPLMTPNTITMIPSTITGMQPLHAFNTFPTTATGHNNTLPHQHSTTRV